A single genomic interval of Pyrus communis chromosome 5, drPyrComm1.1, whole genome shotgun sequence harbors:
- the LOC137735481 gene encoding probable serine/threonine protein kinase IRE, protein MSSPPPPSTNPPLISISDDKSDPGTTSSVSSPTQQPSPSRAKLLKIPQIPIQRSTRHTIHEDEEFEDDEEDEDDDSAERRADDPPIVLPSSLGLNHIRTRSAPSPLRFSSSVCAPLNFGDVSSKVKYTVKPKPKLAPLQPAESVQWDQSKSLRNASLLNPVLEGNHAAFSKEMQSPRFQAILRVTSGRKKRTPEIKSFSHELNSKGVRAFPLWKSRAFGHMEEIMVALKARFEKLKEEVDFDLGAFAGDLVGMLEKSTQSNPEWKENFEDLLVIARRCAKMSPGEFWVKCEGIVQSLDDRRQELPMGALKQAHTRLLFILTRCTRLVQFQKESGYEEEHILSLHQFSDLGVYPEQILQAAQQSYSGSLGGKEINEKQMKKSREQDKVSGAEEVEVCTAKSVESTGSYRMSSWKKLPSAAEKNQKGNDVADTPSKEKSDRLHANDDTKTCGDYSMENLDTSCHPEHSEVSASAQRVSWGIWMDQQNVAYENVMICRICEVEIPTVHVEEHSRICTIADRCDLKGLTVNERLERVAEALERIMESWTPKGTETRGHYDAARVYPSQMHEDLDELSPKRIDLSRFSEGSLDCIPGVDNSYVMEDLNVLPDISCDARSALIPEQGTRTSSAGSSTPRSPLQTPRTSHIEMLLSGGRAIPELESYQQIHNLLDITRSVANVSNCDYTALEYMLERLEDLKYAIQDRKVDALVVETFGRRTEKLLQEKYVHLCGQIEDEKLDSSNGMADEESSVEDEAVRSLRASPINPCSKDRTSIEDFETIKPISRGAFGRVFLARKRATGDLFAIKVLKKADMIRKNAVESILAERNILILVRNPFVVRFFYSFTCTENLYLVMEYLNGGDLYSLLRNLGCLDEDMARVYIAEVVLALEYLHSLNVIHRDLKPDNLLIGQDGHIKLTDFGLSNVGLISSTDDLSGPSVSATGFVPDDDPKSESSSERAQRQKHSVVGTPDYLAPEILLGMGHGATADWWSVGVILFELLVGIPPFNAEHPQQIFNNIINRDIPWPKVPEEMSPEAYDLIDKLLTDNPVQRLGATGTREVKQHSFFKDINWDTLARQKAMFIPSTDAHDTSYFMSRYAWNPEDEHVNGTSDFDDMTETCSSGSCSNIQDEDGDECGSLVDFGAPTVDVQYTFSNFSFKNLSQLASINYDLLVKNAKESPDASKSSMP, encoded by the exons ATGTCGAGCCCTCCTCCGCCTTCTACAAACCCGCCGCTGATTTCCATCTCCGACGACAAATCAGACCCCGGAACGACGTCTTCCGTCTCCTCCCCGACTCAACAGCCCTCCCCCTCCAGAGCCAAGCTCCTTAAGATCCCTCAAATCCCGATTCAACGAAGCACTAGGCACACGATCCACGAAGACGAGGAATTTGAAGACGACGAGGAAGATGAGGACGATGATAGTGCGGAGCGCAGAGCAGACGATCCGCCTATCGTCTTGCCGTCTTCGCTCGGCCTCAATCACATTCGGACTCGGTCGGCTCCGTCACCGCTTCGATTCTCTTCCTCCGTTTGCGCGCCGTTGAATTTCGGCGATGTATCGAGCAAGGTCAAGTACACCGTCAAACCAAAACCTAAACTCGCGCCCTTACAACCAG CGGAATCTGTGCAGTGGGATCAATCAAAATCGCTCAGAAATGCATCACTACTCAATCCAGTGTTGGAG GGTAATCATGCAGCCTTTTCAAAGGAAATGCAGTCGCCGCGTTTTCAGGCAATACTGCGTGTTACGAgtggaagaaaaaagagaacaCCTGAAATTAAGAGTTTCTCTCATGAGCTCAACTCCAAAGGAGTTCGAGCATTTCCTCTGTGGAAGTCTCGTGCTTTCGGGCATATGGAG GAGATTATGGTGGCGCTCAAGGCAAGATTTGAGAAGTTAAAGGAAGAGGTTGACTTTGATTTAGGCGCATTTGCTGGTGATTTGGTCGGAATGCTTGAAAAGTCTACACAGTCTAATCCTGAATGGAAAGAGAACTTTGAGGATTTGTTGGTTATCGCCCGGAGGTGTGCAAAGATGTCGCCTGGTGAATTTTGGGTCAAATGTGAAGGCATTGTTCAGAGTTTGGATGACCGGCGTCAAGAGCTACCAATGGGGGCCCTCAAACAAGCGCACACCCGTCTTCTTTTTATTCTCACTCGGTGCACACGGCTTGTGCAGTTCCAGAAAGAGAGTGGCTATGAGGAAGAGCACATTCTCAGTCTTCATCAGTTCAGTGATCTTGGTGTTTATCCAGAACAAATTTTGCAGGCTGCACAGCAGAGCTATAGTGGTTCACTGGGTGGGAAGGAAATAAATGAGAAGCAAATGAAGAAGTCTCGTGAGCAGGACAAAGTTAGTGGAGCTGAGGAAGTGGAGGTTTGCACTGCCAAAAGTGTTGAATCTACTGGCAGCTATAGGATGTCCTCTTGGAAAAAACTTCCATCTGCTGCTGAGAAAAATCAGAAAGGCAATGATGTTGCTGACACACCATCAAAGGAAAAATCAGATCGTTTGCATGCCAATGATGACACAAAAACTTGTGGTGACTACAGTATGGAAAATTTGGATACTTCATGCCATCCTGAACACTCAGAGGTGTCTGCAAGTGCACAAAGAGTCTCTTGGGGAATATGGATGGACCAGCAGAATGTTGCATACGAAAATGTGATGATTTGTCGAATATGTGAGGTTGAAATACCAACTGTACATGTAGAGGAACACTCTCGTATATGTACGATTGCTGATAGGTGTGACTTGAAGGGTTTAACTGTGAATGAACGACTTGAAAGAGTTGCTGAAGCTCTTGAAAGGATAATGGAATCTTGGACACCAAAAGGCACTGAAACTCGAGGACATTATGATGCTGCAAGAGTGTATCCCTCACAGATGCATGAAGATTTAGATGAGTTGTCACCAAAGCGAATTGACTTGTCTCGCTTCTCTGAAGGCAGTCTTGATTGCATTCCTGGTGTTGACAACTCTTATGTTATGGAAGATCTGAATGTTTTGCCTGACATCTCATGTGATGCACGTTCTGCTTTGATACCTGAACAAGGCACCAGAACCTCGTCAGCAGGAAGTTCGACACCAAGATCACCATTACAAACACCAAGAACCAGTCATATTGAAATGCTGCTGAGTGGAGGGAGAGCAATACCAGAACTTGAGAGTTATCAGCAG ATACACAATCTACTGGACATCACTCGTTCTGTCGCAAATGTTAGCAATTGTGACTACACTGCATTGGAGTATATGCTTGAACGACTGGAAGACCTAAAATATGCTATCCAGGACAGGAAGGTGGATGCACTCGTTGTAGAGACTTTTGGAAGGCGTACTGAAAAATTGCTGCA GGAAAAATATGTACATCTTTGTGGGCAGATAGAAGATGAAAAATTGGATTCATCAAATGGTATGGCTGATGAAGAAAGTTCAGTGGAAGATGAAGCAGTTCGTAGTCTACGTGCCAGCCCCATCAATCCATGTTCTAAGGATCGAACTTCTATTGAAGATTTTGAGACAATAAAACCAATAAGCAGGGGTGCATTTGGACGAGTTTTTCTTGCCAGAAAAAGAGCGACTGGTGACTTATTTGCTATAAAG GTATTGAAGAAGGCTGATATGATCCGTAAAAATGCCGTTGAGAGTATTTTGGCGGAGCGTAACATCCTTATTTTGGTCCGCAATCCTTTTGTG GTCCGATTTTTCTATTCTTTTACATGCACGGAAAATCTTTATCTGGTCATGGAGTACTTAAATGGTGGAGATCTTTACTCTTTATTGAGAAATCTAGGCTGCTTGGATGAAGATATGGCCCGTGTATATATTGCAGAAGTT GTTCTTGCTTTGGAGTATTTGCATTCGCTAAACGTTATCCACAGAGACTTGAAGCCAGACAACCTGTTGATTGGTCAAGATGGTCATATCAAG TTGACAGATTTTGGGCTCTCCAACGTTGGTCTAATCAGCAGCACTGATGACTTATCAGGTCCATCAGTTAGTGCTACTGGTTTTGTCCCAGATGATGATCCAAAATCTGAGTCTTCATCGGAAAGGGCACAGCGCCAAAAGCATTCAGTCGTTGGGACCCCTGATTATTTGGCACCTGAAATACTTCTTGGCATGGGGCATGGTGCAACTGCTGATTGGTGGTCTGTGGGGGTTATTCTTTTTGAGCTGCTTGTCGGTATTCCACCATTCAATGCAGAACATCCACAG caaattttcaacaatataATAAACAGAGACATCCCCTGGCCTAAAGTACCTGAGGAGATGAGCCCTGAGGCATACGATTTGATTGACAA ACTCCTTACCGACAACCCAGTTCAAAGACTTGGAGCAACAGGTACCAGGGAG GTGAAGCAACATTCTTTTTTCAAGGATATTAACTGGGACACGCTTGCTAGGCAGAAG GCTATGTTCATACCATCTACCGATGCACACGATACAAGTTATTTCATGAGCCGGTACGCATGGAACCCAGAAGATGAACATGTTAATGGCACCAGTGACTTTGATGACATGACTGAAACATGCAGCAGTGGTTCATGTAGCAACATACAAGACGAAGAT GGGGATGAATGTGGTAGTTTGGTGGACTTTGGTGCTCCAACTGTTGACGTGCAGTACacttttagtaatttttcattCAAG AACTTGTCACAGCTGGCTTCTATCAACTATGATCTTCTTGTGAAGAACGCCAAGGAGTCACCGGATGCCTCTAAGTCATCCATGCCGTGA
- the LOC137733244 gene encoding MYB-like transcription factor ODO1, translating into MGRQPCCDKLGVKKGPWTAEEDKKLVNFLLTHGQCCWRAVPKLAGLRRCGKSCRLRWTNYLRPDLKRGLLNDAEEQLVIDLHARLGNRWSKIAARLPGRTDNEIKNHWNTHIKKKLIKMGIDPITHEPLHKQVITPEEMPCEASDQPAGSDVNIPQNMDIPEHKVYSNSEASNQPAGLDMNIPRNMNIPEHEISSNSDGGGSASENSPSNESQSAEPNPNYIEEGDPLVSFILSDTFLEDLTWDFSTSSEDGSADNPTEENSLAWFMDCKDFGVQDFEL; encoded by the exons ATGGGCAGGCAACCTTGTTGTGACAAGCTTGGAGTGAAGAAAGGGCCATGGACTGCCGAGGAGGATAAGAAACTGGTGAATTTTCTCCTCACACATGGTCAATGTTGTTGGCGGGCTGTCCCCAAGCTCGCTGGCCTCCGTCGCTGCGGCAAGAGCTGCCGCCTCCGGTGGACTAATTACCTCCGCCCCGACTTGAAAAGAGGCCTCCTTAATGATGCTGAAGAACAACTTGTTATTGACCTCCATGCCCGCCTTGGCAACAG gtggTCTAAAATTGCAGCAAGATTGCCTGGAAGAACTGACAATGAGATCAAGAACCATTGGAATACACACATCAAGAAAAAGCTTATCAAGATGGGGATTGATCCAATTACTCATGAGCCTCTCCACAAACAGGTCATCACCCCAGAAGAAATGCCTTGTGAAGCAAGCGATCAACCTGCAGGCTCAGACGTGAATATTCCGCAGAATATGGATATCCCAGAACATAAAGTTTATAGCAACAGTGAAGCAAGCAATCAACCTGCAGGCTTAGACATGAATATTCCGAGGAATATGAATATCCCAGAACATGAAATCTCTAGCAACAGTGATGGTGGTGGCTCTGCAAGTGAAAATTCCCCAAGCAATGAGTCTCAGTCAGCTGAGCCAAACCCTAATTACATTGAGGAAGGTGACCCATTGGTGAGTTTCATATTATCCGATACATTTCTCGAGGATTTAACATGGGACTTTTCGACCTCGTCAGAAGACGGCTCAGCTGATAATCCAACGGAGGAGAATAGCTTAGCATGGTTCATGGACTGTAAGGATTTTGGAGTTCAAGATTTTGAGCTTTGA